The Desulfuromonadaceae bacterium genome includes a region encoding these proteins:
- a CDS encoding LrgB family protein: MGSDLLNTPLFGIGLTLVIFELTQRIHRKTGSIWFNPVAWSIGLIITLLIVCDIPYDAYAVGGKYILFLLGPTVVALAVPLYQRRTEILARKKPILIGVVVGAVVSIVSASGTAWLLGGSKNVILSLAPKSVTTPIAIGITEQIGGIVELTAALVVMAGCLGAICGPEFCRLIGIKNNAAVGLAVGTAAHGIGTARMLEIDRLGGAVAGLSIGLNGMVTAFLLPLMFVLFW; the protein is encoded by the coding sequence ATGGGGAGTGATCTGTTGAACACGCCGCTTTTCGGGATTGGGCTGACGTTGGTGATTTTTGAACTGACCCAGCGGATTCACCGGAAGACTGGCAGTATCTGGTTTAATCCGGTGGCCTGGTCGATCGGTCTGATTATTACATTGCTGATCGTTTGCGATATTCCTTACGATGCCTATGCGGTCGGCGGCAAGTATATTCTCTTCCTCCTCGGCCCAACGGTAGTGGCGCTGGCGGTCCCCCTTTATCAGCGTCGAACAGAGATTTTGGCGCGGAAAAAACCGATTTTGATCGGTGTGGTGGTTGGCGCGGTGGTCTCCATAGTATCCGCTTCCGGGACGGCGTGGTTGCTCGGCGGGAGTAAGAATGTGATCCTCTCCCTCGCCCCGAAGTCGGTTACCACACCGATTGCTATCGGGATTACAGAACAGATTGGTGGCATCGTCGAACTGACCGCTGCGCTGGTCGTTATGGCAGGGTGTCTCGGTGCTATCTGCGGGCCGGAATTTTGTCGTTTGATCGGAATTAAAAATAACGCTGCCGTCGGTCTTGCGGTCGGGACGGCGGCACATGGCATCGGGACAGCACGGATGCTGGAGATTGATCGTCTGGGCGGCGCAGTGGCTGGCCTGTCGATTGGATTGAATGGTATGGTGACAGCGTTTTTGCTGCCGCTGATGTTTGTATTGTTTTGGTGA
- a CDS encoding CidA/LrgA family protein, with product MVRGFAILLLFQFLGEVLSRSLRVPVPGNVIGMALLLVALGRGWVSFADVSEAAELLLSHMALFFIPAGVGVMLYFDLIGREWLPIVVAFFVSSFAVMAATGWTAQLLDRLQCQGDDDDGE from the coding sequence ATGGTACGCGGATTTGCAATCTTGTTACTTTTTCAGTTTCTCGGGGAAGTCTTGTCACGTTCATTGCGTGTTCCGGTGCCGGGAAACGTTATTGGTATGGCACTGTTACTTGTCGCGTTGGGGCGCGGTTGGGTCAGTTTTGCTGACGTTAGCGAGGCCGCAGAACTGCTGCTGTCACACATGGCGCTTTTCTTTATCCCGGCCGGGGTCGGGGTGATGCTTTATTTTGATCTGATTGGTCGCGAGTGGTTGCCGATCGTGGTTGCCTTTTTTGTCAGCAGCTTTGCCGTCATGGCGGCTACCGGCTGGACAGCTCAACTTCTGGACCGATTACAGTGCCAGGGGGATGATGACGATGGGGAGTGA
- a CDS encoding tetratricopeptide repeat protein, whose product MSEFDANIERGREALESGEFGKAVDLLRKAVKLNAGSAEAHLLLGEALSEQGEDAAAITEFNKGLELDAENVDARYALGDCYFATHQFDAALSTYQDILKIDPQQADAWVSIGLVHSSHGNAEQALEDYHKALQIDPVSAFALNSLGDIYYGLGHNEQALAQYRKVLALDPDDAQAHFGLCELHYDLEDYAVAEEEGLAAVRLDPGLTYAWLTLGNICLDEERTEEALNYFQEFLALERSPDAKDICAEVTAVVAGLKAELD is encoded by the coding sequence ATGAGCGAGTTTGATGCAAATATTGAACGTGGGCGCGAAGCTCTGGAGTCTGGTGAATTTGGTAAAGCTGTCGATCTGTTACGCAAGGCAGTCAAGCTGAACGCTGGCTCCGCTGAGGCTCACCTGCTGCTGGGCGAGGCACTTTCCGAACAGGGGGAGGATGCTGCGGCAATTACCGAGTTTAACAAAGGACTGGAGCTGGATGCGGAGAATGTCGATGCACGCTACGCACTGGGCGATTGTTACTTTGCGACGCATCAGTTCGATGCGGCGCTGTCAACCTATCAGGACATTCTGAAAATCGATCCACAGCAGGCCGATGCCTGGGTTAGTATCGGACTGGTTCACTCCAGTCACGGAAATGCTGAACAGGCACTGGAGGACTATCACAAGGCGTTGCAGATCGATCCTGTTTCGGCCTTTGCCCTTAATTCTCTCGGGGATATTTATTACGGTCTGGGGCACAATGAACAAGCGCTTGCCCAATACCGTAAAGTTCTCGCCCTTGACCCGGATGATGCACAGGCGCACTTCGGTCTGTGCGAACTGCATTATGACCTGGAGGATTACGCGGTCGCCGAGGAGGAAGGTCTTGCTGCGGTGCGCCTTGATCCGGGGCTGACGTACGCCTGGCTGACGTTGGGGAATATCTGCCTGGATGAAGAACGGACGGAGGAGGCACTCAACTATTTTCAGGAATTTCTGGCCTTGGAGAGATCGCCTGACGCAAAAGATATTTGTGCTGAAGTCACAGCCGTCGTCGCCGGTTTGAAGGCAGAACTTGACTGA
- a CDS encoding DUF512 domain-containing protein, with protein MLPIVSVDDESIAAELELEAGDQLLYINNQEIADLLDYLLYETREELTLEVRKPSGEVWVQELEKDAGMPLGLHFEHLSPQQCGNNCIFCFVHQLPRGMRRSLYVKDEDYRFSYLYGSYITLSNLDEDAVKRIIAQRLSPLYVSVHAVDDQLRSHLLGKTQEPILPLLQRLVAAGIELHTQIVLCPGINDGEVLAETIKALATLRPGVLSLAVVPLGMTGYRSGLPALRMLATADAEQVLQTVEAWQHVFLHEAGGRFVFAADELYLLAGHEFPPLDDYEELPQLENGVGLLPLFRADAEAVLEQAIALPGGPVTVISGESAATDVKRFCAQLSVKTGVKIQVVPIRNDFFGGGITVSGLLTGGDIMAQLKGYDLGVALLVPAVICRDGDDTLLDDVTLTDLAVQIKTPVIRVEPSPWGILAALETLSEEMNHKEKN; from the coding sequence TTGCTGCCGATTGTTTCTGTCGATGATGAGAGTATTGCCGCTGAGCTTGAACTCGAAGCCGGCGACCAGCTGCTGTATATCAATAATCAGGAAATTGCCGATCTGCTCGATTATCTGCTCTACGAAACGCGGGAAGAATTAACCCTGGAGGTGCGCAAGCCGAGCGGGGAGGTGTGGGTTCAGGAGCTGGAAAAAGATGCCGGAATGCCCCTCGGTCTGCACTTTGAGCATCTGTCGCCGCAACAGTGCGGCAACAATTGTATCTTTTGTTTTGTTCATCAATTGCCGCGAGGCATGCGCCGTTCGCTCTATGTAAAGGATGAGGACTATCGTTTTTCCTATCTTTATGGTTCCTATATTACCCTGAGTAATCTGGATGAAGACGCTGTTAAACGAATTATTGCACAGCGCTTGTCACCTCTTTATGTGTCTGTTCATGCGGTAGATGATCAGCTGCGTAGTCATCTGCTGGGTAAAACTCAGGAACCGATTTTGCCGCTGCTCCAGCGACTGGTCGCTGCGGGGATTGAACTTCACACCCAGATTGTTCTGTGCCCCGGCATTAATGACGGTGAAGTGCTGGCGGAGACAATCAAGGCATTGGCGACGCTGCGACCGGGAGTTCTCAGCCTGGCGGTAGTTCCTCTCGGGATGACCGGATATCGATCCGGATTGCCCGCGCTGCGGATGTTGGCCACCGCTGATGCGGAACAGGTGTTGCAAACGGTGGAAGCCTGGCAGCACGTATTCCTGCATGAAGCGGGGGGACGTTTCGTCTTTGCGGCCGATGAACTCTATTTGCTTGCCGGGCATGAATTTCCACCGCTTGACGATTATGAGGAACTGCCGCAGCTGGAAAACGGGGTGGGGCTGCTACCTCTCTTTCGTGCCGATGCTGAAGCTGTTCTGGAACAGGCCATAGCGCTGCCCGGTGGACCGGTCACCGTCATTAGCGGGGAGTCAGCGGCGACTGATGTCAAACGTTTTTGCGCTCAATTATCAGTAAAAACCGGCGTTAAAATTCAGGTTGTGCCGATCCGTAATGATTTTTTCGGCGGCGGCATTACGGTATCCGGGCTCTTGACCGGGGGGGATATCATGGCCCAGCTCAAGGGGTATGACCTTGGCGTTGCGTTACTGGTTCCCGCCGTTATCTGTCGGGATGGTGATGACACGCTGCTTGATGATGTGACCCTGACTGATCTGGCGGTACAAATCAAAACACCGGTCATCAGGGTTGAGCCCAGCCCCTGGGGAATCCTGGCCGCACTGGAAACATTGTCCGAAGAAATGAATCATAAGGAGAAAAATTGA
- the hfq gene encoding RNA chaperone Hfq, which yields MAKTPFNIQDQFLNQARKEHVTVSIALMSGDKLEGFIKSFDSFCVLVESGGDILLYKHAITAITSADGQFRLHGGRD from the coding sequence ATGGCCAAGACACCGTTTAATATTCAGGATCAGTTTCTTAACCAGGCGCGTAAAGAACACGTCACCGTCAGTATTGCATTGATGTCGGGTGACAAGCTTGAAGGTTTTATTAAATCGTTCGACAGTTTCTGTGTTCTTGTCGAGAGTGGTGGGGATATTTTGCTCTACAAGCATGCTATTACCGCCATTACCTCTGCGGACGGACAGTTTCGGCTCCACGGTGGTCGGGACTAG
- the miaA gene encoding tRNA (adenosine(37)-N6)-dimethylallyltransferase MiaA, translated as MKGPVIALCGPTAAGKTGLALELARHFEVEIVSVDSRQVYRRMDIGTAKPTRQERAQVAHHLIDVVDPDEDFTVSDFVAQARCAIADIHRRGRLPLLVGGTGLYLRALLSGLIDAPPADQALRAQLHQREKVEGPGTLYRELQQVDPAQAEIIHPHNLVRIIRALEVFYCGGEQLSALQQNHRFADHPYQVLTVGVSCDRDSLATRIAARTAEMLRTGLVAEVEGLLASGYSRQLKALRTIGYREVIACLAGELPVTALEETIRRETRRYAKRQMTWYRREKSIIWVDSFQEFDTILGLIENYNENTRSGYGQDTV; from the coding sequence ATAAAAGGACCTGTCATTGCCCTGTGCGGGCCGACCGCCGCAGGTAAAACCGGTCTGGCTCTTGAATTGGCCCGTCATTTCGAGGTTGAAATTGTCTCTGTCGATTCGCGTCAGGTCTATCGTCGGATGGATATCGGCACGGCCAAGCCGACCCGGCAAGAGCGGGCGCAGGTCGCCCATCATCTGATCGATGTCGTTGACCCCGATGAAGATTTTACGGTGTCCGATTTTGTTGCCCAGGCGCGTTGTGCGATTGCCGATATTCACCGGCGTGGACGCTTGCCGTTGCTGGTCGGCGGGACCGGGCTCTATTTACGTGCCCTGCTCAGCGGTTTGATCGACGCACCGCCTGCTGACCAGGCGTTGCGGGCACAGCTGCATCAGCGCGAAAAGGTTGAGGGCCCCGGGACGCTCTATCGTGAGTTGCAACAGGTTGATCCGGCCCAGGCAGAGATTATTCACCCGCATAATCTGGTGCGGATCATCCGTGCCCTTGAAGTTTTTTATTGTGGCGGCGAGCAACTTTCAGCATTGCAACAGAACCATCGTTTTGCCGACCACCCTTATCAGGTGCTCACCGTCGGGGTAAGTTGCGATCGTGACTCACTGGCGACCCGCATCGCGGCACGAACCGCTGAAATGTTACGTACGGGGCTGGTTGCAGAAGTCGAAGGGCTGCTGGCTTCGGGGTATTCGCGGCAACTCAAGGCATTGCGCACCATCGGTTATCGAGAGGTTATCGCGTGTCTGGCGGGAGAACTTCCAGTCACCGCGCTGGAGGAAACGATCCGCCGCGAAACCCGTCGTTACGCCAAGCGGCAGATGACCTGGTACCGGCGAGAGAAATCAATAATTTGGGTTGATTCCTTTCAAGAGTTTGATACAATCCTCGGGTTGATTGAGAATTATAATGAAAATACAAGGAGTGGTTATGGCCAAGACACCGTTTAA
- the mutL gene encoding DNA mismatch repair endonuclease MutL, with product MPLSKRKINILPEQLCNQIAAGEVVERPASVVKELIENSLDADASEIRVEVESGGKKLILVADDGVGMGREDLLLSLERHATSKISSESDLFRLSSLGFRGEALPSIASVSRMRLRSRLRDELAGHEVYLEGGIVKRCEEVGTPHGTTIEIRDLFFNTPARRKFLRRDETELSHISDIITKLALANPAVQFQLAHNGRVVLELYRHRQLRERVVAVLGRKLAPELLEFQPAAADNLCLSGLLARPNVDRSNPSAVYTYINGRFVQDRTVRHALLEGYRGLLMKGRYPVAVIFLDIDPALVDVNVHPAKSEVRFRDQRLVHDFIVSSVRERIREERTPAAVVHPWLATDPPHLTASAVPSRPDTASAPDLDRSAAVQESLARYARQMTADEQCNRSAFSAPPGQPAPPAGLSSPPQQTQHNSAGFFAGLKIIGQYRRSYLLCEDAGDLVVIDQHAAHERIGFEALRAQFNRGQIERQGLLVPVMIEFDHKGAALLNEYLPELERFGFEVEPFGGTTFAVKGTPSILHEADFEKLLLDLVAELDEVGGTEMLMSAVEQVLVTIACHRVVRANQKLSEAEMRALLRQLDEVDFSQHCPHGRPVIHRLSGGDVERFFRRT from the coding sequence ATGCCCCTGAGTAAAAGGAAAATCAATATCCTTCCTGAGCAACTTTGTAACCAGATCGCTGCTGGTGAGGTTGTGGAGCGTCCGGCGTCGGTTGTCAAGGAGTTGATCGAAAATTCCCTCGACGCCGATGCCAGTGAAATTCGGGTCGAGGTCGAAAGCGGGGGGAAAAAGTTGATTCTGGTCGCCGATGACGGTGTCGGAATGGGGCGGGAAGACCTGTTACTGTCTCTGGAACGTCATGCGACGAGCAAAATCAGTTCTGAGTCAGATCTTTTCCGCCTCAGTTCCCTCGGTTTTCGTGGCGAAGCTTTACCCTCAATTGCATCTGTCTCCCGTATGCGCTTGCGCAGTCGCTTGCGCGATGAGCTTGCCGGTCATGAGGTCTATCTCGAAGGGGGAATCGTTAAACGCTGTGAAGAAGTTGGCACGCCGCACGGAACGACGATTGAAATTCGAGATCTGTTTTTCAATACGCCCGCGCGGAGAAAATTTCTGCGTCGCGACGAAACTGAATTGTCGCATATTTCCGATATCATCACGAAGCTGGCGCTGGCCAATCCGGCGGTGCAGTTCCAGTTGGCACACAACGGTCGTGTCGTGCTGGAACTTTATCGCCACCGTCAATTGCGCGAGCGTGTGGTCGCCGTTCTGGGGCGCAAACTGGCCCCCGAACTGCTCGAATTTCAACCTGCTGCTGCCGATAATTTGTGCTTGTCCGGCCTGCTGGCGCGCCCCAATGTTGATCGCTCGAACCCCTCTGCTGTCTACACCTACATCAATGGTCGATTTGTCCAGGACCGAACCGTGCGTCACGCGTTGCTTGAGGGGTATCGCGGATTGCTGATGAAGGGACGGTATCCGGTCGCTGTTATTTTTCTGGACATTGATCCGGCGCTGGTTGATGTGAATGTTCATCCGGCGAAAAGTGAAGTCCGCTTTCGAGATCAGCGTTTGGTCCACGATTTTATCGTCTCTTCAGTTCGTGAGCGTATCCGTGAGGAGCGCACCCCTGCTGCGGTGGTTCATCCCTGGCTCGCTACCGACCCGCCTCACCTGACAGCGTCGGCAGTTCCTTCCCGGCCAGACACGGCCTCTGCGCCAGACCTTGATCGGAGTGCAGCGGTTCAGGAGTCATTGGCCCGTTATGCCCGGCAGATGACGGCCGATGAACAGTGCAACAGATCCGCTTTTTCAGCGCCCCCCGGCCAACCGGCACCACCAGCGGGGCTCTCATCCCCACCACAACAGACGCAACACAATTCGGCAGGGTTCTTTGCCGGACTGAAAATTATCGGACAATATCGCCGCAGTTACCTGCTCTGCGAAGATGCCGGAGATCTGGTGGTCATCGATCAACATGCGGCACATGAACGGATTGGCTTTGAGGCATTGCGCGCACAGTTCAATCGCGGCCAGATTGAACGACAAGGGCTGCTGGTGCCGGTAATGATTGAATTTGACCACAAAGGGGCAGCTTTGTTGAACGAATATCTGCCTGAACTCGAACGGTTCGGCTTTGAAGTTGAACCGTTTGGAGGAACGACCTTTGCTGTCAAGGGGACGCCAAGTATTCTGCATGAGGCGGATTTCGAAAAATTGTTGCTCGACCTGGTTGCCGAACTGGACGAGGTAGGAGGAACGGAGATGTTGATGTCGGCGGTTGAGCAAGTTCTGGTGACGATTGCCTGTCACCGGGTGGTGCGCGCCAATCAAAAGTTGAGTGAAGCGGAAATGCGCGCTTTGCTGCGGCAGCTCGATGAGGTTGATTTCAGTCAGCACTGTCCACATGGGCGACCGGTGATTCATCGTCTGAGTGGTGGTGATGTTGAACGTTTTTTCCGGCGGACGTGA
- a CDS encoding AAA family ATPase — protein MGYVEHFELEREPFSNAPDARFYFDSDQHSQALLRLLYSIDSNKGLAVLVGGIGMGKTTLARRLLDNLPESKYESSLLVMVHSGITAEWILTRIAMQLGVEEPASDRLTVLKQLFDRLKVIDDSGRHAVVLIDEAQMLQSRELMEEFRGLLNLELPGKKLLNIVFFGLSDLDECLNLDEPLAQRVAVKYHLRSLTSAATELYIKHRLQVARAKRMLFMPEAVSAIYRYTGGVPRLINTVCDNALFEAFLLKMSSVDQKIIHSVAGDLGLLKNAVMTSTAEVNSDNAELDEIENMLDQLERKA, from the coding sequence ATGGGTTATGTTGAACATTTCGAATTAGAACGGGAACCTTTCTCCAACGCACCCGATGCGCGTTTTTATTTTGACAGCGATCAACACAGCCAGGCTTTGTTGCGCTTGTTATATTCCATCGATTCCAATAAAGGGCTTGCTGTGCTCGTCGGCGGCATCGGTATGGGCAAAACGACCCTTGCACGACGCCTGCTCGATAACCTTCCCGAGAGCAAATATGAATCATCCCTGCTGGTCATGGTCCATTCAGGAATCACCGCTGAATGGATTCTTACCCGCATTGCCATGCAACTGGGGGTTGAGGAACCTGCCTCTGATCGTCTGACGGTTCTGAAGCAGCTGTTCGACCGGCTCAAGGTAATTGATGACAGCGGTCGCCACGCGGTGGTGTTGATTGACGAAGCGCAGATGTTGCAAAGCCGGGAGTTGATGGAGGAGTTTCGCGGGCTGCTCAACCTGGAGTTGCCTGGTAAAAAACTTTTGAATATCGTTTTTTTCGGGCTCTCTGATCTGGATGAATGTTTAAATCTGGATGAGCCGCTGGCGCAACGTGTTGCCGTCAAGTACCATTTGCGATCCTTGACCTCCGCCGCGACTGAACTGTACATCAAACACCGTTTGCAGGTTGCGCGCGCCAAGCGCATGTTGTTCATGCCTGAGGCGGTTTCAGCTATTTACCGTTATACCGGAGGTGTCCCCCGCCTGATCAATACGGTGTGCGACAATGCGCTCTTCGAAGCTTTTCTGCTTAAAATGAGCAGCGTTGATCAGAAGATCATTCACAGTGTTGCCGGAGATCTTGGTTTACTCAAGAATGCGGTCATGACATCGACAGCTGAAGTCAACAGTGACAACGCCGAACTCGACGAAATAGAAAATATGCTTGACCAGCTGGAGCGTAAGGCCTGA
- a CDS encoding tetratricopeptide repeat protein has translation MSKKEKLLSSAQKFLQKGQIAKAIKDYQKLLEIEPNDIRFKQKLAELYSRNDQLDEALDGYRAVVKHYVAQGFNLKAIAVYRQMQKLSPDEPEFYLALASLNESQGLLGQAVTEYQQLATVYESKGEVGAALDILKKMKILAPEKVNIPIKMAELYARAGLKEKAREDFAEIIAPLKSQADATKLLKLYDIFLPLFPDDLDMRLEYASALIRCDEYERCLEMLRNSLQTHVENVKILQLLAETYRLNKDFGNAKLTSKHLLKLAPDVPKSVAEYLSALVLCGEHSAALDYWHERRDLWGEGSDEIAALRTALEVILAGEKAGNAFLHVLNGQDDGVVDDAEADLGVLEQLVDAEPSLPPLEELDELDELEELEEVEELEELEEVEELDELEELEEVAEHDEAENLEPVEAPTDFAPETVAAEMSLDFLSEALADDSSAVSAEEFVPAPLPDEEDDDTEVELEIGPDDLVANLLLDDDFATDEVLLDSLGEDSSLIDEEHEGLMSFDLDEIESPVAESVQDIEGLLEEAEFYLQQGLYDDADAVCAKLSEAHPQADAVIDKMAQINAARKAHEVDTKPPVAAGGAFMDLAAELNADADIQRSITPLAEKKGAGRFDADDVLSAFRQGVESQIGGEDSETHYNLGIAYREMGLLDDAIASLDKASADITRKADCLTLIGLCFIEKGDYRTSEAVFKEALDTPGLPISQRLSLFYELGLMYQSSGDLESALNSFRDAAHIDSFFRDVGAKIDALQNELGQEDEFGEIADQKPVKDRISFI, from the coding sequence TTGTCAAAAAAGGAAAAGCTGTTATCTTCAGCTCAAAAATTCCTGCAAAAAGGCCAGATCGCCAAGGCGATCAAGGACTATCAGAAACTGCTGGAAATTGAGCCGAACGATATTCGTTTCAAGCAAAAACTGGCCGAACTTTACAGCCGCAATGATCAGCTTGACGAGGCGCTGGACGGGTATCGGGCGGTCGTGAAGCATTACGTTGCCCAGGGCTTTAATCTCAAGGCGATTGCGGTTTATCGCCAGATGCAAAAACTCAGTCCCGATGAGCCGGAATTTTATCTGGCGCTGGCCAGTTTGAACGAAAGCCAGGGGCTCCTCGGTCAGGCTGTGACCGAATACCAGCAACTGGCAACCGTTTATGAGAGTAAAGGGGAGGTCGGTGCCGCCCTTGATATCCTCAAAAAAATGAAGATTCTGGCCCCCGAGAAGGTCAATATTCCCATCAAGATGGCAGAGCTTTATGCGCGGGCCGGGCTGAAGGAGAAGGCGCGGGAAGATTTTGCTGAAATTATTGCTCCGCTTAAATCACAGGCCGACGCGACCAAACTGCTGAAACTTTACGATATTTTTCTGCCGCTCTTCCCTGATGATCTGGATATGCGTCTTGAGTATGCGTCCGCCCTGATTCGTTGTGACGAATATGAGCGTTGCCTGGAGATGCTCAGAAATTCACTTCAAACTCACGTTGAAAACGTTAAAATACTCCAGCTGCTGGCTGAAACGTATCGACTCAATAAGGATTTTGGTAACGCCAAGCTTACCAGCAAGCATTTGCTTAAACTTGCTCCCGATGTTCCTAAAAGTGTCGCTGAATATCTCTCCGCGTTGGTTCTTTGCGGTGAGCACTCTGCGGCGCTTGATTATTGGCATGAGCGGCGTGATCTCTGGGGGGAAGGGTCGGACGAGATTGCTGCTCTGCGAACAGCCCTTGAGGTTATTCTTGCGGGGGAAAAAGCCGGGAACGCTTTTCTTCACGTATTGAATGGTCAGGATGACGGTGTTGTTGATGACGCCGAGGCTGATCTGGGGGTTCTGGAACAACTTGTCGACGCTGAGCCTTCTTTGCCTCCGCTGGAAGAGCTTGACGAACTGGATGAGCTGGAAGAGCTCGAAGAGGTTGAGGAGCTGGAAGAGCTCGAAGAGGTTGAGGAGCTGGATGAACTGGAGGAACTCGAAGAGGTTGCTGAACACGATGAGGCAGAAAACCTCGAACCGGTCGAAGCGCCGACTGATTTCGCCCCGGAAACGGTTGCCGCGGAAATGTCCCTTGATTTCCTGAGCGAGGCGCTCGCGGATGATTCTTCTGCGGTGTCAGCTGAAGAGTTTGTCCCTGCTCCGTTACCAGATGAAGAAGATGACGATACGGAAGTTGAACTGGAGATCGGTCCTGATGATTTAGTTGCGAACTTGCTCCTTGACGACGATTTTGCGACCGATGAAGTGCTCCTTGATTCTCTGGGCGAAGATTCCAGCCTGATTGATGAGGAGCATGAGGGGTTGATGTCCTTTGATCTGGATGAGATTGAGTCGCCCGTTGCCGAGAGTGTTCAGGATATTGAAGGGCTTTTGGAAGAAGCCGAGTTCTATCTCCAGCAAGGACTCTATGATGATGCGGACGCTGTATGTGCCAAACTGAGTGAAGCTCACCCGCAAGCGGACGCGGTTATTGACAAAATGGCTCAGATCAACGCAGCCCGCAAGGCGCATGAGGTCGACACCAAACCCCCTGTTGCCGCCGGTGGTGCTTTTATGGACCTTGCCGCTGAACTCAATGCCGATGCCGATATTCAGCGATCGATCACTCCGCTTGCTGAAAAGAAAGGGGCGGGGCGTTTTGATGCTGACGATGTTTTGAGTGCATTCCGTCAGGGGGTTGAATCACAGATTGGCGGAGAAGACAGCGAAACCCACTACAATCTGGGGATTGCATATCGTGAAATGGGGCTGCTTGACGATGCTATCGCCTCGCTTGATAAAGCCTCTGCCGATATTACGCGCAAAGCGGATTGTTTGACATTGATCGGGCTTTGCTTTATAGAAAAAGGGGATTATCGGACCTCCGAGGCGGTTTTTAAAGAAGCACTCGATACGCCTGGATTGCCGATCAGTCAACGACTCAGTCTTTTTTACGAACTCGGCCTGATGTATCAGTCCAGTGGCGATCTTGAGTCGGCATTGAACAGTTTTCGTGACGCTGCTCACATTGACAGTTTTTTTCGCGATGTCGGCGCGAAAATCGATGCGTTGCAAAATGAGCTGGGACAAGAAGACGAGTTTGGCGAAATCGCTGATCAAAAGCCAGTTAAAGACCGGATTTCCTTCATTTAA